Proteins encoded together in one Acidobacteriota bacterium window:
- a CDS encoding isocitrate lyase/PEP mutase family protein has protein sequence MGSTILKQRLALPQPLLVPACYDMVSAKVVERCGFEAVYLSGFGHSASHLGLPDAGLISFSEMLERLHHLVRSVNIPVLADADTGFGGVVNVRRTVEEYEAAGAQAIQLEDQLIPKKCGHTPGKQLVEASEMADKLEAAVAARRSDRFLIIARTDAIAVTGFDDAIRRGELYQQAGADIIFIEAPTSLDQIERISASFHKPLMINLVERGKTPLLSLEQLQTLGYKVVAYALTTLMASVRAMERALSKLKEGSLPEDYLDDLATFEELDQLLGFPEWRQWENRFRQPNG, from the coding sequence GTGGGCTCGACCATTCTCAAGCAGCGCCTGGCGCTCCCCCAACCCCTGCTGGTCCCCGCCTGTTACGACATGGTTTCCGCCAAAGTGGTGGAGCGCTGCGGCTTCGAGGCCGTCTACCTCTCCGGGTTCGGGCACTCCGCCTCCCACCTTGGCCTCCCCGATGCCGGCTTGATCTCCTTTTCGGAGATGCTGGAGCGGTTGCACCACCTGGTCCGCAGCGTCAACATCCCCGTCCTGGCAGACGCCGACACGGGATTCGGCGGAGTGGTCAATGTGCGCCGGACCGTGGAGGAATACGAAGCGGCCGGAGCCCAGGCCATCCAACTGGAAGATCAGTTGATCCCCAAGAAGTGCGGGCACACGCCGGGAAAGCAGTTGGTTGAAGCTTCGGAAATGGCGGATAAGCTGGAGGCAGCCGTCGCCGCCAGGCGCAGCGATCGATTTCTGATCATCGCCCGAACCGATGCCATAGCCGTCACCGGATTCGACGATGCCATTCGCAGGGGAGAACTCTATCAGCAGGCGGGAGCCGACATCATCTTCATCGAGGCCCCGACCAGCCTGGATCAGATCGAGCGGATCAGCGCTTCCTTTCACAAACCGCTCATGATCAACCTGGTCGAACGGGGGAAGACTCCCCTGCTCTCCCTGGAACAACTCCAGACTTTGGGATACAAGGTCGTCGCCTACGCCTTGACCACCCTGATGGCCTCGGTCCGGGCCATGGAGCGCGCCTTGTCGAAGTTGAAAGAAGGGAGCTTACCCGAAGACTACCTGGACGACCTGGCCACTTTCGAGGAACTGGATCAACTGCTGGGCTTCCCGGAATGGCGTCAGTGGGAAAACCGGTTCCGCCAGCCGAACGGATGA
- a CDS encoding homocysteine S-methyltransferase family protein — translation MIPLSERLKQPKPLLYDGGFGSQLFARGIELPNSSVANELHPEDVISIHCAYIEAGADAIGTNTFVGSTLHLKMAGKDPAGCDGLARAAVEHAKAAVERSGKETYIAGSLGPSPGAIEADSGDTTFGIANHLVRDAHRRLADALAEGGVDFFCIETMFSAREASIAADVARQYGLPVAVNLTYKYTRDRNSGKLTYKTDWGHSAPDLLEVFSAGELSGGDNLLEHVDLLGLNCGAESRREEHTGMPYAIQGVRQLREAMVSRQMEPKRMMAYPNAGMPQLDDDLRSYYTQTPEEMAGHLPDLLKEGAYFIGGCCGTTPAHIRAFRSALDASAQSS, via the coding sequence ATGATTCCTCTATCGGAAAGACTCAAGCAGCCGAAGCCTCTCCTCTATGACGGGGGGTTCGGCTCGCAACTGTTCGCCAGAGGCATTGAGCTGCCCAACAGCAGCGTGGCCAACGAGTTGCATCCGGAAGATGTGATCAGCATCCATTGCGCCTATATCGAAGCCGGAGCCGATGCCATCGGCACCAACACCTTTGTGGGATCCACCCTGCACCTCAAGATGGCGGGGAAAGATCCTGCCGGTTGCGACGGTCTGGCCAGAGCCGCCGTGGAACATGCCAAGGCCGCGGTCGAGAGAAGCGGTAAGGAGACCTATATCGCGGGCTCGCTGGGGCCCTCCCCCGGAGCCATCGAAGCCGACAGCGGCGACACCACCTTCGGGATCGCCAACCACCTGGTGAGAGATGCCCACCGAAGGCTGGCTGACGCCCTGGCGGAAGGCGGCGTCGATTTCTTCTGCATCGAGACCATGTTTTCGGCCCGGGAGGCGTCCATCGCCGCCGATGTGGCCCGCCAGTACGGACTTCCGGTCGCCGTCAACCTCACTTACAAGTACACCCGGGACCGTAACAGCGGCAAGCTGACCTACAAGACGGACTGGGGACATTCGGCCCCCGATCTGCTGGAAGTTTTTTCGGCGGGCGAGTTGTCGGGGGGAGACAATTTGCTGGAGCACGTGGACCTGCTCGGACTCAACTGCGGCGCCGAATCCAGGAGGGAGGAACATACGGGCATGCCCTATGCCATCCAGGGGGTGCGGCAGCTACGGGAGGCCATGGTCTCCAGGCAGATGGAACCGAAACGGATGATGGCCTACCCCAACGCGGGAATGCCTCAACTGGACGACGACCTCAGGAGCTACTACACCCAGACCCCCGAGGAAATGGCCGGCCATCTGCCCGACCTCCTGAAGGAAGGAGCTTACTTCATCGGCGGTTGCTGTGGCACCACCCCGGCCCATATCCGGGCCTTTCGCTCGGCGCTGGATGCTTCCGCTCAGTCAAGCTAG
- the sppA gene encoding signal peptide peptidase SppA: MASKGVKIFGVILGILLILFGIMVFALIRFTRPAEVKVRSDSVLELTIAGELSDLPPTSPLAQFTGQGKLSLLEMGQALRAAAEDERIASIYCRIYPVQSSWASLEEIRSFMHHFRESGKKIYTYLSLDLVSDKDLYLASAADEIHLNQDSALMVNGLVAEVSFYSKMMNKLKVRPDVLQFKEYKSPESFTRSGMTPEIRSMYRSLLSDIQQRLTQALSQERRIEPEELGRLMQNGILSSSSALAAGLVTHLGYEDEIRKRLRTESAEGEPEYRSISASDYLKAVKRRKKSSRPNKVALLGGIGPIMTGRSDETWENTMGGDTIVSRLRKIRKDKSVKGLLFRVNSPGGSAVGSDKIWREIRLMEEAGKPVVVSMGGVAGSGGYYIAMGARKIVAQPSTVTGSIGVIFMKFNVSGLFDQWLGITVDRVKLAENADILSPTTSLNSSQRDEVEEWMNHIYTTFVEKAAEGRHLSVEELERQAGGRIFTGHQARQRRLIDAVGGLNTALDLLKQELNIPAEEEVELVLYPKPKSLWESLLEGDWAQVSRRGQTLEALLKERLSEVTHPAPWLIVPELRIH, translated from the coding sequence ATGGCCAGCAAGGGCGTAAAGATCTTTGGTGTCATTCTGGGAATTCTATTGATCCTGTTCGGAATCATGGTCTTTGCACTGATTCGTTTCACCCGTCCGGCCGAAGTCAAGGTCCGGAGCGACTCCGTACTGGAACTCACTATCGCCGGTGAACTGTCGGACCTGCCACCAACCTCTCCCCTGGCGCAATTCACGGGGCAAGGCAAACTCTCCCTGCTGGAGATGGGACAGGCCTTGCGGGCCGCCGCCGAGGATGAGCGCATTGCCTCGATCTATTGCCGAATCTATCCCGTGCAATCGAGTTGGGCAAGCCTGGAAGAGATCAGATCCTTCATGCACCACTTCAGGGAATCCGGCAAGAAAATCTACACCTACCTGTCGTTGGACCTGGTCAGCGACAAGGACCTTTACCTCGCGTCGGCTGCCGACGAGATCCACCTGAATCAGGATTCGGCCCTGATGGTCAATGGCCTGGTGGCCGAAGTCAGTTTCTACAGCAAGATGATGAACAAGCTGAAGGTCCGACCCGACGTGCTCCAGTTCAAGGAATACAAGAGTCCCGAAAGCTTCACCCGATCCGGGATGACCCCGGAGATCCGCTCCATGTACCGGAGCCTCTTGTCCGACATTCAGCAACGCCTCACCCAGGCCCTGAGCCAGGAACGCCGGATCGAGCCGGAGGAATTGGGTCGCCTGATGCAGAACGGCATCCTGAGCTCATCCTCGGCTCTGGCCGCGGGCCTGGTCACCCACCTCGGATACGAGGATGAAATTCGGAAACGGTTGAGAACCGAGTCTGCCGAAGGGGAACCTGAGTACCGTTCCATTTCGGCGTCGGACTATCTGAAAGCCGTCAAGCGCCGGAAAAAGAGCTCTCGACCGAACAAAGTGGCGCTGCTGGGCGGCATCGGTCCGATCATGACCGGACGAAGCGATGAGACCTGGGAGAATACCATGGGAGGAGACACCATCGTGTCCAGGTTGAGGAAGATCCGGAAGGACAAGAGTGTGAAGGGTCTGCTCTTTCGCGTCAACAGCCCGGGGGGCTCCGCCGTGGGATCCGACAAGATCTGGCGCGAGATTCGACTCATGGAAGAGGCCGGGAAACCGGTGGTGGTCAGCATGGGAGGAGTGGCAGGGTCAGGTGGGTACTACATCGCCATGGGGGCCCGAAAGATCGTGGCTCAGCCTTCAACCGTCACGGGCTCTATCGGGGTGATTTTCATGAAATTCAACGTGAGCGGGCTATTCGATCAATGGCTGGGAATCACCGTAGACCGGGTGAAGCTGGCCGAAAATGCCGACATCCTTTCTCCCACGACCTCCCTCAACTCCAGTCAGAGAGACGAAGTCGAGGAGTGGATGAACCACATCTATACCACCTTTGTCGAGAAGGCGGCCGAAGGACGCCACCTCTCCGTGGAGGAGCTGGAACGTCAGGCCGGCGGCCGTATCTTCACCGGGCACCAGGCCAGGCAGCGCCGACTGATCGATGCGGTGGGTGGGCTGAATACGGCGTTGGATCTGCTCAAGCAGGAACTGAACATTCCCGCGGAGGAAGAGGTGGAACTGGTGCTCTACCCCAAGCCCAAGAGCCTGTGGGAGAGCCTGCTCGAAGGGGATTGGGCTCAAGTCTCCAGGCGCGGGCAAACCCTGGAGGCATTGCTCAAAGAGCGGCTGTCGGAGGTCACCCATCCGGCTCCCTGGCTGATCGTCCCCGAGCTGAGGATTCACTGA
- the rsmB gene encoding 16S rRNA (cytosine(967)-C(5))-methyltransferase RsmB — MSPSPARLAAFRILMKIEQGGGFAVDMLHDDPVSRFNSADRRLATELVYGVLRQKSCLDWHLASLVERPLERLDREVRMVLRLGAYQILFLARVPVRAAVHQSVELVKESGKRSATGLVNAVLRKTDEAGFEQACSRLPLDSSWGLSLRCSHPEWLVNRWIDRWGWKHASIVLHENNCPPKVHFRSNSPRLGQEEMVTILEGEDCRVYPHHLGKGIWVVDEGDLTKSSLYRSGQLAIQGAGSQAIARLLELKPSDVCLDLCSGTGGKASHMVQLGKGQASVVGLDSNYARLRVSRERHGKQWPGLSWVVADGTRPLPLSPRFDKILVDAVCSGTGTLRRNPEIRWRLRAEDLTRLAGLQFSLLDNAADLVKPGGTLVYATCSLEPEENEQVVERFLATHPGFRFKAAYDERLKPYEELNPFCRDGFLWLPPLVTQSDGVFAAVMEAAE, encoded by the coding sequence GTGTCTCCTTCACCGGCGCGACTGGCCGCCTTCCGCATCCTGATGAAAATCGAGCAGGGGGGCGGGTTCGCCGTGGACATGCTTCATGACGATCCTGTCAGCCGGTTCAACTCGGCCGACCGCCGCTTGGCCACCGAGCTGGTCTACGGAGTCCTGCGGCAGAAGAGTTGCCTGGACTGGCACCTGGCCTCGCTGGTGGAGCGGCCCCTGGAACGGCTGGACAGGGAAGTCCGGATGGTGCTCCGGTTGGGAGCCTACCAGATCCTGTTTCTCGCTCGAGTTCCCGTGCGTGCAGCCGTGCACCAGTCGGTGGAACTGGTGAAGGAATCCGGAAAGCGTTCCGCGACCGGCCTGGTAAACGCGGTGCTGCGCAAAACCGACGAGGCCGGTTTCGAGCAGGCATGCAGCCGGTTGCCGCTGGATTCCAGCTGGGGGCTCAGCCTCCGTTGTTCCCACCCCGAATGGTTGGTGAACCGCTGGATCGACCGCTGGGGTTGGAAGCACGCCTCCATCGTTCTGCACGAAAACAACTGTCCTCCCAAGGTGCATTTCCGTTCCAACTCGCCCCGATTGGGGCAGGAAGAGATGGTCACCATCCTGGAGGGGGAGGACTGTCGTGTATACCCCCATCACCTGGGGAAGGGGATTTGGGTAGTCGATGAGGGAGACCTGACCAAGTCGTCGTTATACCGGAGCGGACAGCTGGCCATTCAGGGCGCCGGGTCCCAGGCGATTGCCCGCTTGCTGGAGCTGAAGCCCTCGGATGTGTGCCTGGATCTGTGCAGCGGCACCGGAGGCAAGGCCTCCCACATGGTCCAACTGGGGAAAGGACAGGCGAGCGTTGTCGGACTGGACTCCAATTACGCTCGCCTCCGGGTTTCGAGGGAGCGTCACGGGAAGCAATGGCCCGGCTTGAGCTGGGTGGTGGCCGACGGAACCCGGCCTTTGCCGCTGTCGCCGAGGTTCGACAAGATTCTGGTGGACGCGGTCTGCTCGGGAACCGGGACTCTGCGACGCAATCCCGAGATCCGCTGGCGCCTGCGGGCGGAAGATCTCACCAGGCTGGCCGGGCTGCAGTTCAGTCTGCTGGACAATGCCGCCGACCTGGTGAAACCGGGCGGAACCCTGGTCTACGCCACCTGTTCCCTGGAACCGGAGGAAAACGAACAGGTGGTGGAGCGCTTCCTGGCAACCCACCCCGGATTCCGGTTCAAGGCCGCCTACGATGAGAGGTTGAAGCCCTACGAGGAGTTGAATCCCTTTTGCCGCGACGGGTTCCTTTGGTTGCCGCCGCTTGTGACTCAATCGGACGGTGTCTTTGCAGCCGTGATGGAGGCTGCGGAATGA
- the tmk gene encoding dTMP kinase has protein sequence MPPFISFEGLDGCGKTTQVRLLADYLTRRDIQVAELREPGGTPVGEAIRSLLLSSRNRGLLPLSELLLYYAARNQNLHRQIIPAQAEGKWVLCDRFADASAAYQGYGRGLDLSVVETLDRMVNGGRKPDLTLLIDIEPSLSLARARERNRRTGLDEGRFEAESLEFFHRVREGYLQIAAREPGRVRVLNGSRTIEALHREILGLISTLLPGGRSDGME, from the coding sequence ATGCCTCCATTCATTTCCTTCGAGGGATTGGACGGCTGCGGCAAGACCACTCAAGTGAGGCTGCTGGCCGACTACCTGACCCGACGCGACATCCAGGTGGCCGAATTGCGGGAGCCCGGCGGAACTCCCGTGGGAGAAGCCATCCGCTCACTGTTGCTCAGCTCCCGAAACCGGGGACTGTTGCCCTTGAGCGAGCTGCTGCTCTACTACGCGGCGCGCAACCAGAACCTCCACCGGCAGATCATTCCGGCTCAGGCTGAGGGAAAGTGGGTCTTGTGCGACCGTTTTGCGGATGCCAGCGCCGCCTACCAGGGATACGGGCGCGGGCTCGATCTCTCGGTGGTTGAAACTCTCGATCGCATGGTAAACGGCGGGAGGAAGCCGGACCTCACGCTCCTGATTGACATCGAGCCCTCTCTCTCCCTGGCCCGGGCCAGGGAGAGGAACCGTCGAACCGGGCTGGACGAAGGCCGATTCGAGGCAGAGTCTCTGGAATTCTTCCATCGCGTCCGGGAAGGATACCTGCAGATTGCAGCGCGGGAACCCGGCCGGGTCCGGGTCCTGAACGGAAGCCGGACCATCGAAGCGCTGCATCGGGAAATCCTGGGGCTGATTTCGACCCTTCTTCCAGGGGGCAGGTCTGATGGGATGGAGTGA
- a CDS encoding hemolysin family protein: MDDPPHLTFLGVSLRLLAIFFLVFLNGFFVAAEFAIVKVRSTQIETLARKRHRRAKVAENVIRHLDTYLSATQLGITLVNLGLGWLGEPFVAEMLRPVLSGLGVHSPDLVTSLSVVIGFVFITFLVIVVGELVPKSLAIQRAQGTALWAAIPLTLFYKAFYPAIWLLNRVANRILRAVGLRPASEHEVGHSEEELRMLLSESGTGVSHDSLSRRILRRTFSLKSLQARNIMLPRNKIDALYLEMSPEQNLEIVKAYRHTRFPVCRKTLDDVVGMVHIKHLLWQIQSGTEPVDLESICREILFFPEFASLETMLKTFMQRKCHMGVVVDEFGGTLGLVTLEDVLEELVGEIQDEFDQEAPLIVKLGEGKFLVDGSTPLHDLEEAFGIQFNGDHDVTTLGGYLVNHWRNIPSEGAESIHGNLKMVVRRVEKLRVSQVLVQILESDPTET; encoded by the coding sequence ATGGACGACCCTCCACATTTAACCTTCCTCGGCGTTTCACTCAGGCTGCTGGCCATCTTCTTTCTGGTCTTTTTGAACGGCTTTTTCGTTGCAGCCGAATTTGCCATCGTCAAGGTCCGTTCTACTCAGATCGAGACTCTGGCCAGAAAGAGGCATCGGCGGGCCAAGGTCGCCGAGAACGTCATCCGCCACCTGGATACCTACCTGTCGGCGACCCAACTGGGCATCACCCTGGTCAACCTGGGTCTCGGCTGGCTGGGAGAGCCTTTTGTGGCCGAGATGCTCCGGCCGGTGCTCTCGGGATTGGGCGTGCACTCACCGGATCTGGTCACTTCTCTTTCCGTTGTCATCGGGTTCGTCTTCATCACCTTTCTAGTCATCGTCGTGGGTGAGCTGGTGCCGAAGTCGCTGGCCATCCAGCGGGCTCAAGGCACCGCGCTCTGGGCAGCCATCCCCCTGACCCTTTTCTACAAGGCCTTTTATCCCGCCATCTGGCTGCTGAACAGGGTGGCCAACCGCATTCTCAGGGCGGTGGGCCTTCGACCGGCCAGCGAGCATGAGGTGGGGCATTCCGAGGAAGAACTGCGCATGCTTCTTTCCGAATCGGGGACCGGAGTCTCCCACGACTCGTTGAGCCGCCGCATTCTCCGCAGAACCTTCAGCCTGAAGAGCCTGCAGGCGCGCAACATCATGCTGCCCCGAAACAAGATCGACGCCCTCTACCTGGAGATGTCGCCGGAACAGAACCTCGAGATTGTCAAAGCCTATCGCCATACCCGGTTTCCGGTCTGCCGCAAGACGCTCGACGACGTGGTCGGAATGGTCCACATCAAGCACCTGCTCTGGCAGATTCAGTCCGGGACCGAGCCAGTCGACCTGGAATCGATCTGCCGGGAGATCCTGTTTTTCCCGGAGTTCGCCTCGCTGGAGACGATGCTGAAGACCTTCATGCAAAGGAAGTGTCACATGGGAGTCGTGGTGGACGAATTCGGGGGGACTTTGGGCCTGGTTACTCTGGAAGATGTTCTGGAGGAACTGGTAGGAGAGATCCAGGACGAATTCGACCAGGAAGCTCCCTTAATCGTCAAGCTCGGCGAGGGTAAATTTCTGGTGGATGGCTCCACGCCGCTGCACGACCTGGAGGAAGCCTTTGGAATCCAGTTCAACGGAGACCACGACGTCACCACACTTGGCGGTTACCTGGTAAACCACTGGCGGAATATCCCTTCCGAAGGGGCCGAGTCCATCCATGGCAACCTCAAGATGGTGGTGCGCCGGGTGGAGAAGCTTCGAGTCAGCCAGGTCCTGGTGCAAATCCTGGAATCGGATCCCACCGAAACCTGA
- a CDS encoding DUF885 domain-containing protein, whose translation MKRWTAWVLLLGAGCWWRPGQDAGFESFAETYVEELLAMRPEWATQLGDHRYDHRLDDYSSDGVDRELSFQRRSLQRLETMDPARLSEVNRVDYRILKANIQSMIFRLEDLKEYQWNPMVYNVGSALYSLVAREFAPLPERLANLQERLQAVPAVVAAAKANLANPPRIHTETAIQQNRGTLRLIAEGLQPYLDRIPDLEESFFQARQQAVQALEDFGRWLEEDLLPRARGDFRLGERLYRDKLRHTLESDLSLEEIRQAAMQDLRRTGADLAATARLLYPRLFPHGRLPQDSKSLVTEVLDKLADSHPDNETIVGKARQSLDEVTRFTREQELVTVPREPIRIIVMPEFQRGVAVAYCDSPGPLETRGETFYAISPTPADWPADRVRSFFREYNDYMLQELTIHESTPGHYLQIAHSNRFRAPTRIRAIFSSGTFVEGWATYAEQLMAEKGFGGPSVKMQQLKMRLRLIINAVIDQQVHAGSMSREEAMDLMMNEGFQEEGEAAGKWRRACLTSTQLSTYYVGNREVNAIRDAYEARHGPLKDFKAFHDRMLSFGSPAPKYVRELMDL comes from the coding sequence ATGAAGAGATGGACAGCCTGGGTCTTGCTGCTTGGCGCGGGATGCTGGTGGAGGCCCGGTCAGGATGCCGGGTTCGAGTCCTTCGCTGAGACCTACGTGGAGGAACTGCTGGCCATGAGGCCCGAGTGGGCCACCCAACTGGGAGATCACCGCTACGACCACCGTCTCGACGATTACTCCAGTGACGGTGTGGACCGGGAACTCTCCTTTCAACGCCGATCTCTCCAGCGGCTCGAGACCATGGATCCGGCGCGGCTCAGCGAAGTCAACCGGGTGGACTATCGGATCCTGAAAGCCAATATCCAGTCCATGATTTTCCGGCTGGAGGACTTGAAGGAATACCAGTGGAATCCCATGGTCTACAATGTGGGCAGTGCCCTCTATTCCCTGGTAGCGCGCGAGTTCGCGCCCTTGCCGGAAAGATTGGCCAACCTTCAAGAAAGGCTTCAGGCAGTTCCGGCGGTAGTGGCGGCGGCCAAGGCCAATCTGGCCAATCCCCCCAGGATCCATACCGAGACCGCAATTCAGCAGAATCGGGGCACGCTGCGCCTCATTGCCGAGGGGCTGCAGCCCTATCTGGACCGGATACCCGACCTGGAGGAGTCGTTTTTCCAGGCACGCCAGCAAGCCGTCCAGGCCCTGGAGGACTTTGGCCGATGGCTGGAAGAGGACCTGCTCCCGAGAGCGCGAGGCGACTTCAGGCTGGGGGAACGGCTGTACAGGGACAAGCTGAGGCACACCCTGGAATCGGATCTGTCCCTGGAGGAAATTCGCCAAGCCGCCATGCAGGATCTGAGGCGTACCGGCGCAGACCTTGCTGCAACCGCCCGCCTCCTCTATCCCCGCCTCTTCCCCCATGGGCGCCTGCCACAGGATTCGAAGTCCCTGGTCACCGAGGTGCTTGACAAGCTGGCCGATTCCCATCCGGACAATGAGACCATTGTGGGCAAGGCCCGGCAGTCCCTGGACGAGGTGACCCGTTTCACCCGGGAACAGGAGCTGGTGACGGTTCCCCGGGAACCCATCCGGATCATCGTGATGCCGGAGTTCCAGAGGGGCGTGGCCGTGGCCTACTGCGATTCTCCCGGGCCGCTGGAGACTCGGGGTGAGACCTTCTACGCCATCTCTCCAACTCCTGCCGACTGGCCGGCCGATCGCGTGAGGTCGTTTTTTCGGGAGTACAATGACTATATGCTGCAGGAGTTGACCATCCATGAATCCACTCCGGGGCATTACCTGCAGATCGCCCATTCGAACCGGTTCCGGGCGCCTACCAGGATACGGGCGATCTTCAGCAGCGGAACCTTTGTGGAAGGGTGGGCGACCTATGCCGAGCAGCTCATGGCGGAAAAGGGCTTTGGCGGGCCGTCAGTCAAGATGCAGCAGTTGAAGATGCGCCTGCGGCTGATCATCAATGCCGTCATCGATCAACAGGTCCATGCCGGCAGCATGAGTCGTGAAGAGGCCATGGATCTGATGATGAACGAGGGATTTCAGGAAGAGGGAGAGGCAGCCGGCAAGTGGCGCAGGGCATGCCTGACCTCGACCCAGCTCTCGACCTACTATGTGGGCAACCGTGAAGTCAATGCCATACGAGATGCCTACGAAGCCAGGCATGGACCCCTGAAGGACTTCAAGGCCTTTCACGACAGAATGCTGTCCTTTGGGTCGCCGGCCCCCAAGTACGTGCGGGAACTGATGGATCTCTGA
- a CDS encoding RNA chaperone Hfq: MNRRLIRPSLSDIKDKMTVRSQKKRPTPPEQTNAESFYYLKQMQNRTPMVLVFHDGERMEGVIEWYDRNCIKFNRDPEPNILVFKHGIRYMYKEDEDKSADD, translated from the coding sequence ATGAATCGTCGGCTCATCCGTCCGTCGCTATCGGACATCAAAGACAAGATGACCGTGCGATCTCAAAAGAAGCGCCCCACTCCTCCGGAACAGACCAACGCCGAAAGCTTCTACTACCTGAAGCAGATGCAGAACAGGACGCCGATGGTTCTGGTCTTCCACGACGGAGAACGAATGGAGGGAGTCATCGAGTGGTACGACCGCAATTGCATCAAATTCAACCGTGATCCCGAACCCAATATTCTGGTCTTCAAACACGGCATCCGCTACATGTACAAGGAGGACGAGGACAAGTCCGCCGACGATTGA
- the holB gene encoding DNA polymerase III subunit delta' produces the protein MGWSDFLGNAPVRDLMRRSLVEGRLPSSLLFAGIAGVGKGTLAHFLSKAANCQKLEDDFCDDCGSCRKIDQRSHPDVRSYAPDGAFIKIDQMRDLIREVFFKPFEGRRRVFVIDQAHRLRLEAANAILKTLEEPPETSLLILVTDSPNDLPGTLRSRCQRIQFHPFSPAELERILRQRSIYPAQDLPLVGRISRGSLGKALNLDLQQYQEARGEMVEAIRACAGALSYHRALQVTEPLASPRQKGQFEFKTGVLYDLLRDLMLIQLDAPTGSLTNIDLHSELTEIGSLLTLRQIVDAVGSLDHLMKGLGRNLNKSLALDRFLFRLSGVSATPPT, from the coding sequence ATGGGATGGAGTGATTTTCTGGGAAACGCCCCCGTTCGGGACCTGATGAGGCGAAGTCTTGTCGAAGGCCGCCTGCCTTCCTCGCTGCTTTTTGCAGGCATCGCGGGAGTCGGCAAGGGGACCCTGGCCCACTTCCTGTCCAAGGCGGCCAACTGCCAGAAACTCGAGGATGACTTCTGCGACGACTGCGGGAGCTGCCGCAAGATCGATCAGCGGTCGCACCCCGACGTTCGTAGCTACGCACCCGACGGAGCCTTCATCAAGATCGATCAGATGAGAGATCTGATTCGCGAGGTCTTTTTCAAACCCTTTGAAGGCCGTCGCCGCGTCTTTGTGATCGACCAGGCCCATCGTCTGCGCCTGGAAGCCGCCAACGCCATTCTCAAGACCCTGGAGGAACCGCCGGAGACATCCCTCCTCATCCTGGTGACCGATTCCCCCAACGATCTTCCCGGCACCCTCCGGTCGCGCTGCCAGCGCATCCAGTTCCATCCCTTCTCTCCGGCGGAGTTGGAACGCATCCTCCGGCAACGATCGATCTACCCGGCCCAGGATCTGCCCCTGGTGGGACGAATTTCCCGGGGTAGCCTCGGCAAGGCTTTGAATCTGGACCTGCAGCAGTACCAGGAGGCCCGCGGGGAAATGGTGGAGGCGATCCGGGCCTGCGCCGGAGCCTTGTCCTATCACCGGGCTCTGCAAGTCACCGAGCCTCTGGCCTCGCCCAGGCAAAAGGGGCAATTCGAGTTCAAGACGGGTGTGCTATACGACCTGCTGCGCGACCTGATGCTGATTCAACTGGACGCGCCTACCGGAAGCCTTACCAATATCGATCTGCATTCGGAGTTGACCGAAATCGGCTCCCTCCTGACTCTCAGACAGATAGTCGATGCCGTTGGCTCTCTCGACCACTTGATGAAGGGACTGGGGCGCAATCTCAACAAGTCGCTGGCTCTGGACCGATTCCTCTTCCGACTGAGCGGCGTGAGCGCCACGCCTCCAACCTGA